One Streptosporangium sp. NBC_01495 DNA window includes the following coding sequences:
- a CDS encoding acyl carrier protein: MPGIQETTEIEQTVRSILVTDLFVEVPEIGLDDGLRGIVGLDSLGFVELRVQCEDRFGVRISEKEFSPENFASIRSISELVRRLQTGPAASGDRDVTADRTPGGERSDAG; the protein is encoded by the coding sequence ATGCCCGGAATCCAGGAGACAACTGAGATTGAGCAGACGGTCAGGTCGATTCTGGTGACGGACCTGTTCGTCGAGGTGCCGGAGATAGGGCTCGACGACGGCCTTCGGGGCATCGTCGGGCTCGACTCGCTGGGCTTCGTCGAACTGCGTGTCCAGTGCGAGGACAGGTTCGGCGTCCGCATCTCGGAGAAGGAGTTCAGCCCGGAGAACTTCGCCAGCATCCGCTCGATCTCCGAGCTGGTCCGCAGGCTGCAGACCGGTCCGGCCGCGTCCGGCGATCGCGACGTGACCGCGGATCGGACGCCGGGAGGGGAGCGCTCCGATGCCGGATGA
- a CDS encoding SIS domain-containing protein translates to MTGLLGALARNAGADDTVREIMQQPGIWRDVDGIVTASRAALDGFLQPLVARDHLRVVLTGAGTSGFAGQVPATTLARRLGRRVDAVSTTDIVADPRGCFAEDPPTLLVSFARSGDSPESLAATELAEQCLSEVHHLVITCNEEGRLAREHSGRTASCVLLMPPASNDRGFAMTSSFTGMTLAALLTLGGTAYAGVAERLARTAERITRDGVFDEDIGALLAREPERIVYLGSGALRGLAAESALKALELTGGAIVATSDSALGFRHGPKAVLNERTVVIVYVSNDPYTRRYDLDIIAELRSTMAPGSVIAIGAGIDGAPGEGNWPLHGAEDIEDAALALPAVVCAQLIGLNAAVLRGTRPDNPFPSGEVNRVVRGVTLHRLRH, encoded by the coding sequence GTGACCGGCCTTCTCGGCGCCCTGGCTCGCAACGCCGGGGCCGATGACACTGTCCGCGAGATCATGCAGCAGCCCGGCATCTGGCGGGATGTCGACGGTATCGTCACCGCCTCCCGGGCCGCGCTCGACGGCTTCCTCCAGCCGCTGGTGGCCCGCGACCACCTGCGCGTGGTGCTCACCGGCGCCGGTACCTCGGGCTTCGCGGGGCAGGTGCCGGCCACGACACTGGCTCGGCGGCTCGGGCGACGAGTCGACGCCGTGTCCACCACGGACATCGTCGCCGACCCGCGAGGCTGCTTCGCCGAGGATCCGCCGACCCTTCTCGTCTCCTTCGCCCGGTCCGGGGACAGCCCGGAGAGCCTCGCGGCCACCGAACTCGCCGAACAGTGCCTGTCGGAGGTGCACCACCTCGTGATCACCTGCAATGAGGAGGGGCGGCTGGCTCGGGAACATTCCGGGAGGACCGCCTCGTGTGTGCTCCTGATGCCGCCCGCCTCCAACGACCGTGGCTTCGCGATGACATCGAGTTTCACCGGAATGACGCTCGCCGCCCTGCTCACCCTCGGCGGAACCGCCTACGCCGGTGTCGCGGAGCGGCTGGCCCGGACAGCCGAGCGGATCACGCGGGACGGCGTCTTCGACGAGGACATCGGCGCGCTGCTGGCCCGCGAGCCCGAACGGATCGTCTACCTGGGCAGCGGGGCGCTCAGGGGGCTGGCCGCGGAGTCGGCGCTGAAGGCGCTCGAACTGACCGGCGGGGCGATCGTCGCGACCTCGGACTCCGCCCTGGGATTCCGCCACGGCCCCAAGGCCGTACTGAACGAGCGCACCGTCGTGATCGTGTACGTGTCGAACGACCCGTACACCCGCCGGTACGACCTGGACATCATCGCGGAACTGCGCTCGACCATGGCGCCCGGCAGTGTCATCGCGATCGGAGCCGGGATCGACGGCGCGCCGGGCGAGGGGAACTGGCCGCTCCACGGTGCCGAGGACATCGAGGACGCGGCGCTGGCCCTGCCCGCCGTCGTGTGCGCCCAGCTCATCGGCCTCAACGCCGCCGTGCTCCGGGGAACCCGGCCCGACAACCCGTTCCCCTCGGGGGAGGTCAACCGAGTGGTGCGAGGTGTCACCCTGCACCGGTTGCGGCACTGA
- a CDS encoding aminotransferase class III-fold pyridoxal phosphate-dependent enzyme, with the protein MPDENGTGVVPHGPGDVWFDRTTHMNHYGTKLPFGCVGAKGIVQRFVELDGPRAGRSMDVLDASGGYASACLGAGSPVVVPALTRAVEESGYVTDEIASLERARLLRRLFGAGGLWAGRFPAADYHVTGRNSGSEGMELALRLALESRFDRRDLRAAKGKEGRDVVLAFEGAWHGWTGGLLPLLNRRHYRVGLPAVAAEPFGFTTEHIPFGEAEIAREYFARNGHRVLAVVIEPVQGDAGILTPPPGYLREMARLCRESGALLVADEVLTFAKTGEFFGMTDEEGPIPTDVTVLGKSLGMGVLSTSMVVARRSLTVRESGAVATSDLRPITCAVMGAGIEHVHAEGLLERSRTLGEHLGTLLRRDLVDRFPTLYREARGVGVMHGVELTEAASAHLGAFRESMIRSGVYVEFMAGAGRRSHGLRYVFPTMRVAPPLVVTAAEVDSIVERLVDGSLAFRKESL; encoded by the coding sequence ATGCCGGATGAGAACGGCACCGGTGTCGTCCCGCACGGACCCGGCGATGTCTGGTTCGACCGGACGACGCACATGAACCACTACGGGACGAAGCTGCCTTTCGGCTGCGTGGGGGCGAAGGGGATCGTCCAGCGATTCGTCGAGCTCGACGGCCCGCGGGCGGGGCGGTCGATGGATGTGCTGGACGCCAGCGGGGGCTACGCGTCCGCGTGCCTCGGGGCGGGGTCGCCGGTGGTCGTCCCGGCCCTGACGCGCGCCGTCGAGGAGAGCGGCTACGTGACCGACGAGATCGCGTCGCTGGAGCGGGCCCGGCTGCTGAGGCGCCTGTTCGGCGCCGGCGGACTGTGGGCCGGGCGGTTCCCCGCCGCCGACTACCACGTCACCGGCCGCAACTCCGGTTCCGAGGGGATGGAGCTCGCGCTGCGCCTGGCGCTGGAGTCCCGCTTCGACCGCCGCGACCTGCGCGCCGCGAAGGGCAAGGAGGGCCGTGATGTCGTCCTCGCCTTCGAGGGAGCCTGGCACGGCTGGACCGGTGGGCTGCTCCCGCTCCTGAACAGGCGGCACTACCGGGTCGGCCTGCCCGCCGTGGCGGCGGAGCCGTTCGGCTTCACGACCGAGCACATCCCGTTCGGCGAGGCCGAGATAGCCCGGGAGTACTTCGCCCGCAACGGGCACCGGGTGCTGGCCGTGGTGATCGAGCCCGTCCAGGGAGACGCCGGGATCCTGACCCCGCCCCCCGGCTACCTGCGCGAGATGGCGCGCCTGTGCCGGGAGAGCGGCGCGCTGCTCGTGGCGGACGAGGTCCTCACCTTCGCCAAGACCGGCGAGTTCTTCGGGATGACGGACGAGGAAGGCCCGATCCCCACCGATGTCACCGTGCTGGGCAAGAGCCTCGGCATGGGGGTGCTGTCCACGTCCATGGTCGTCGCCCGCCGGAGCCTGACCGTACGGGAGTCCGGCGCGGTCGCCACCTCGGACCTGCGCCCGATCACCTGCGCCGTGATGGGGGCGGGCATCGAACACGTCCACGCCGAAGGTCTGCTCGAAAGATCGCGGACGTTGGGAGAGCACCTGGGGACGTTGCTGCGGCGCGATCTGGTGGACCGGTTCCCCACTCTCTACCGGGAGGCCAGGGGGGTGGGCGTCATGCACGGGGTGGAGCTCACCGAGGCCGCGTCCGCGCACCTCGGCGCGTTCAGGGAAAGCATGATCCGAAGCGGTGTGTACGTGGAGTTCATGGCGGGTGCCGGGCGGCGTTCGCACGGCCTGCGCTATGTCTTTCCCACGATGCGGGTCGCTCCGCCGCTCGTCGTCACCGCCGCCGAGGTGGACTCGATAGTGGAGCGGCTCGTCGACGGCTCGCTGGCGTTCCGCAAGGAGTCGCTGTGA
- a CDS encoding AMP-binding enzyme, translating into MLTSMPSVAEAVVAVVGEDAEDQRLRAFVVATSLPFDRAEVLAMLRDKVPAHMVPSHIEVVSSFPRTPSGKLDRLAVATPATVPGSAPSPGSGPMPGSPPPSGSGPVQGTETGAIDQ; encoded by the coding sequence CTGCTCACCTCGATGCCCTCCGTCGCCGAGGCGGTGGTCGCGGTGGTGGGCGAGGACGCGGAGGACCAGCGCCTGCGGGCGTTCGTGGTGGCCACGTCGCTGCCGTTCGACCGTGCCGAGGTGCTGGCCATGCTCCGCGACAAGGTTCCCGCCCACATGGTGCCGTCGCACATCGAGGTGGTCTCCTCGTTCCCCAGGACCCCGAGCGGCAAGCTGGACCGGCTGGCCGTCGCCACCCCGGCGACCGTGCCAGGTTCCGCGCCATCACCCGGCTCCGGCCCCATGCCCGGCTCCCCGCCACCATCCGGCTCCGGCCCCGTACAAGGAACGGAGACGGGGGCCATCGACCAGTGA
- a CDS encoding Gfo/Idh/MocA family protein encodes MRIAIAGLATSHPYTDARTLASRAGLIVWEEDRARLARFTEEHPAAEVAGGLDDLLAARPDGVVLTVPNPGVAPALARVLAADLPCFVNKPAAATAAQLAAVDAAASSRPKLVLSTSVLRFAPAFTALVAEDLGEVLSVRATVRHDVGLWAGGHNPWQDDPAVGGGTMVTMGVHGVELLVALLGPAVRLAGAAAATRSYTALKSEDTGVMALAWENGVVGAVEVIGVTDEESYTVSVHTRAGTREVVVEPGADPLSGLGYRGTVEAFLAMVGGAPSPVPWEQTRAVLGMLVSAREACAQGVYQS; translated from the coding sequence GTGCGCATCGCCATCGCCGGACTGGCCACCAGCCACCCCTACACCGACGCCCGCACCCTCGCCTCCCGCGCCGGCCTCATCGTGTGGGAGGAGGACCGGGCCCGGCTGGCCCGCTTCACGGAGGAACACCCCGCGGCCGAGGTCGCCGGCGGGCTGGACGATCTGCTCGCCGCTCGCCCCGACGGGGTGGTGCTGACCGTGCCGAACCCGGGGGTGGCTCCCGCGCTCGCCCGGGTGCTGGCGGCGGACCTGCCGTGCTTCGTCAACAAGCCGGCCGCCGCGACCGCCGCCCAGCTCGCCGCCGTCGACGCGGCGGCCTCCTCCCGGCCCAAGCTGGTGCTGTCCACCTCGGTGCTGCGTTTCGCGCCCGCCTTCACCGCCCTGGTGGCCGAGGACCTCGGGGAGGTGCTCTCGGTGCGGGCCACCGTACGGCACGACGTGGGCCTGTGGGCGGGCGGCCACAACCCGTGGCAGGACGATCCGGCCGTGGGCGGCGGCACGATGGTGACGATGGGCGTGCACGGCGTGGAACTGCTGGTCGCCCTTCTCGGCCCCGCCGTGAGGCTGGCCGGGGCGGCGGCCGCCACCCGCTCCTACACCGCTCTGAAGTCGGAGGACACCGGCGTCATGGCGCTGGCCTGGGAGAACGGCGTCGTCGGCGCCGTGGAGGTCATCGGGGTCACCGACGAGGAGTCTTACACGGTCAGCGTCCACACCCGCGCCGGCACCCGCGAGGTCGTGGTGGAGCCCGGCGCCGACCCCCTCTCCGGCCTGGGCTACCGGGGGACCGTGGAGGCGTTCCTCGCCATGGTGGGCGGCGCCCCGAGCCCGGTGCCCTGGGAGCAGACCAGGGCCGTACTCGGCATGCTGGTGTCCGCCCGCGAGGCCTGCGCCCAGGGCGTTTACCAAAGCTGA
- a CDS encoding beta-ketoacyl-[acyl-carrier-protein] synthase family protein, with product MSDLDTTRGGRAADGPPEVWVTGMAWSTPLGTGLDEVWRSLLDGGSGIQAVPSAPSAHPLRNESAAVLPGLSLDKDPGERLHILSRDTLADAVADAGLDVTDPRLRAVFGTSYGPHLDTTGVTALDDWCADVTGELNMPQAPVSLTTACSSGSDSLLVGAELIRNGDAEICVCGAADILTPAKRLGHSALGTMSPTSLRAFDEAHDGTILGEGAAFLVLESARSATARGARSRGYLLGAGSANDAVNTAAPDLSGDSVVRAVGRALLAAGRHAEDVVVVNAHGSGTPVNDLVECRSYERVFSTAGSTATSPTVFATKGAFGHTLGATGALEAVTVLLALRDGVVPPVHGLTTVMPGFPLPLPMGGPAAFDGRIDRIDRIGLSVTLGFGGFNTCLAFEGTR from the coding sequence GTGAGCGACCTGGACACCACACGCGGCGGACGCGCGGCGGACGGGCCGCCGGAGGTCTGGGTCACCGGAATGGCATGGTCCACCCCTCTCGGCACCGGCCTCGACGAGGTGTGGCGCTCCCTGCTGGACGGCGGGAGCGGCATCCAGGCCGTGCCCTCAGCACCCTCGGCGCACCCTTTGCGCAACGAGAGCGCCGCCGTCCTTCCGGGTCTCTCGCTGGACAAGGACCCTGGCGAGCGGCTGCACATCCTGAGCCGCGACACGCTGGCGGACGCGGTGGCGGACGCGGGACTGGACGTCACCGATCCGCGCCTGCGGGCGGTCTTCGGAACCAGCTACGGCCCCCATCTGGACACCACGGGTGTGACCGCCCTGGACGACTGGTGCGCGGACGTGACCGGCGAGCTGAACATGCCCCAGGCGCCGGTGTCGCTCACCACCGCGTGCTCCTCGGGTTCGGACAGCCTCCTGGTCGGTGCCGAGCTGATCAGGAACGGCGACGCGGAGATCTGCGTCTGCGGCGCGGCGGACATCCTCACCCCGGCCAAGAGACTGGGGCACTCGGCGCTGGGCACCATGTCGCCGACCTCGCTGCGCGCGTTCGACGAGGCCCACGACGGGACGATCCTCGGCGAGGGGGCCGCCTTCCTCGTGCTGGAGTCCGCCCGCTCGGCGACGGCGCGCGGCGCGCGGTCCCGCGGGTACCTGCTGGGCGCCGGCTCGGCGAACGACGCGGTGAACACCGCGGCCCCCGACCTGTCCGGTGACAGCGTCGTACGCGCCGTGGGCAGGGCACTGCTCGCGGCCGGCCGCCACGCCGAGGACGTGGTCGTGGTGAATGCGCACGGGTCGGGCACACCGGTCAACGACCTGGTGGAGTGCCGCAGCTACGAACGCGTGTTCTCCACGGCGGGCTCCACCGCGACCTCCCCCACGGTCTTCGCGACCAAGGGCGCGTTCGGCCACACGCTCGGCGCCACCGGCGCCCTGGAGGCGGTCACCGTCCTGCTGGCCCTGCGGGACGGGGTGGTGCCACCGGTTCACGGCCTGACGACCGTCATGCCCGGCTTTCCGCTCCCCCTGCCGATGGGCGGTCCGGCGGCGTTCGACGGCCGGATCGACAGGATCGACCGGATCGGGCTGAGCGTGACGCTCGGGTTCGGCGGGTTCAACACCTGCCTGGCGTTCGAGGGGACGAGATGA
- a CDS encoding D-tagatose-bisphosphate aldolase, class II, non-catalytic subunit, whose amino-acid sequence MWSLLDEVVRRQKAGEPRGIASVCSAHPLVIEAAVLQARETGRQVLVEATSNQVDQYGGYTGMRPGDFRDLVYAIAAEQDLPLDRVILGGDHLGPNRWRALPPDQAMERAEALVAAYVAAGFTKIHLDCSFPCAGDPTPLTDDVVAERAARLIRVAEDTAGERGAARIRYVIGTEVPTPGGAHETLNELVPTSARAARATLERHREAFAGHGLEDVWPRVMALVVQPGVEFDHQRVVDYRPERTAELGAVLNEEPTMAFEAHSTDYQLAEALTALVKDHWAVLKVGPGLTFALREALFALAAIEDELVPVGERSRLPEAVEQRMLAEPDRWEDYYPSDDTERRLARRYSYSDRMRYYWPDPEVTEAQERLFGNLAARDIPLPLLSAYLPGQYARVRRGELAATPRALVIDHIRDVLRGYDRACDPHHREYS is encoded by the coding sequence ATGTGGAGCTTGTTGGACGAGGTGGTCCGGCGTCAGAAGGCAGGTGAGCCCAGGGGCATCGCCTCCGTCTGTTCGGCGCATCCGCTGGTGATCGAGGCGGCCGTGCTCCAGGCGCGCGAAACCGGGAGGCAAGTCCTGGTGGAGGCGACCTCCAACCAGGTCGACCAGTACGGCGGTTACACGGGCATGCGGCCCGGCGACTTCCGTGACCTGGTGTACGCCATCGCCGCCGAACAGGATCTGCCGCTGGACCGCGTCATCCTCGGCGGTGACCACCTTGGCCCCAACCGGTGGCGCGCACTGCCACCGGACCAGGCGATGGAGCGGGCCGAAGCCCTTGTCGCCGCCTACGTCGCGGCCGGTTTCACCAAAATCCACCTGGACTGCAGCTTCCCCTGCGCGGGCGATCCCACGCCGCTCACCGACGACGTGGTCGCCGAACGCGCCGCCCGGCTGATACGTGTGGCCGAGGACACGGCGGGGGAGCGCGGCGCCGCCCGGATCCGCTACGTGATCGGAACGGAGGTGCCGACGCCCGGTGGCGCCCACGAAACGCTGAACGAACTCGTGCCCACCTCGGCGCGGGCCGCACGGGCGACCCTGGAACGTCACCGCGAGGCGTTCGCCGGGCACGGACTCGAGGACGTCTGGCCCCGCGTCATGGCACTCGTCGTCCAGCCGGGTGTGGAGTTCGACCATCAGCGGGTGGTCGACTACCGGCCGGAGAGGACCGCGGAGCTCGGAGCGGTCCTCAACGAGGAGCCCACCATGGCGTTCGAGGCGCACTCGACCGACTACCAACTGGCCGAAGCGCTCACAGCACTGGTCAAGGACCACTGGGCCGTCCTCAAGGTCGGTCCCGGTCTGACCTTCGCGCTCCGTGAGGCGCTGTTCGCTCTCGCGGCCATCGAGGACGAACTGGTGCCCGTGGGCGAACGGTCCCGGCTGCCCGAGGCCGTCGAACAGCGGATGCTCGCAGAGCCCGACCGCTGGGAGGACTACTACCCGAGCGACGACACCGAGCGGCGCCTCGCCCGGCGCTACAGCTACAGCGACCGGATGCGCTACTACTGGCCCGATCCCGAGGTGACCGAAGCGCAGGAGCGGCTTTTCGGCAACCTCGCGGCACGGGACATCCCCCTGCCGCTCCTCAGCGCCTATCTGCCCGGTCAGTACGCGCGCGTTCGCCGCGGGGAACTCGCCGCGACGCCGCGGGCGTTGGTGATCGACCACATCCGCGATGTGCTGCGCGGCTACGACCGCGCGTGCGATCCCCACCACAGGGAGTATTCGTGA
- a CDS encoding class I adenylate-forming enzyme family protein — MSTVSADGVPGQDVIDAFLANVTDADRPGSGVSPAAVADELAGLGVKPGAAVVIAMPNGRPLLALFFAVLLAGGVPVLVPPSASAARIGAIGRRFGADALIAPMVNAERYGAPAKHGLGDAEIVFFPWPERRHYAAGEVILMTSGTSGIFSGCLHGIGSLLRNAGMHAHAVGQRDTDTVLLNLPLHYSYGLVAQALASLVTGSRLVVCGPPFTPSAYAGTLREQRVTFSSLTPALVARLAAGDAAWSRTLRVLTVGGDHLHPRYVERLLAGHPGLELYLTYGLTEAGPRVSTLAAHLEPSHRHSSVGLPLPGVRTGLRPSALGDGSRELLVESDTVLRRRVPDDRADPLVAPRTIATGDLFEIDDDGYHYYRGRLSDSVVVNDEKVWLPSVREIAASIPGVLRATTRVYQSDDERRYDLDVYVDHPDQAQATEIERTLGRLLLRAERPARITLRPISDAGWHK, encoded by the coding sequence GTGAGCACTGTGAGCGCGGACGGCGTCCCCGGCCAGGACGTGATCGACGCCTTCCTGGCGAACGTGACCGACGCCGACCGGCCCGGCTCCGGCGTGTCACCGGCCGCCGTCGCCGACGAGCTGGCGGGCCTCGGCGTGAAGCCCGGCGCGGCGGTCGTGATCGCGATGCCCAACGGAAGGCCGCTGCTCGCCCTCTTCTTCGCGGTGCTGCTCGCCGGCGGGGTGCCGGTCCTCGTGCCCCCGTCGGCGAGCGCGGCGCGGATCGGGGCGATCGGACGCCGCTTCGGCGCCGACGCCCTGATCGCGCCCATGGTGAACGCCGAACGGTACGGCGCGCCGGCCAAGCACGGGCTCGGGGACGCCGAGATCGTGTTCTTTCCCTGGCCGGAGCGGCGGCACTACGCCGCCGGCGAGGTGATCCTGATGACGTCCGGCACGTCGGGCATCTTCAGTGGTTGCCTGCACGGCATCGGCTCCCTGCTGCGCAACGCCGGCATGCACGCGCACGCGGTCGGCCAGCGGGACACCGACACGGTGCTGCTCAATCTCCCGCTCCACTACTCCTACGGTCTCGTCGCCCAGGCGCTCGCGTCGCTGGTCACGGGCTCGCGCCTGGTCGTCTGCGGACCGCCGTTCACGCCTTCCGCGTACGCGGGGACGCTGCGCGAACAGCGCGTCACGTTCTCGTCGCTGACGCCGGCGCTGGTCGCCCGGCTGGCGGCGGGCGACGCCGCCTGGTCGCGGACCCTGCGGGTCCTCACCGTCGGCGGCGACCATCTCCACCCCCGGTACGTCGAGCGGCTGCTCGCCGGGCATCCGGGGCTGGAGCTGTACCTGACGTACGGCCTCACCGAGGCGGGTCCCCGGGTCTCCACCCTGGCGGCCCACCTGGAACCGTCCCACCGGCACAGCTCGGTGGGGCTGCCGCTGCCCGGCGTCCGCACCGGCCTGCGCCCGTCCGCCCTCGGCGACGGCTCCCGGGAACTGCTGGTGGAGTCCGACACGGTGCTGCGCCGCCGGGTGCCGGACGACCGCGCCGACCCGCTGGTGGCACCCCGGACGATCGCCACCGGCGACCTCTTCGAGATCGACGACGACGGCTACCACTACTACAGGGGACGGCTGTCCGACTCGGTGGTCGTCAACGACGAGAAGGTGTGGCTGCCCTCCGTCCGGGAGATCGCGGCGTCGATCCCCGGTGTGCTGCGGGCGACCACCCGGGTGTACCAGAGCGACGACGAGCGGCGGTACGACCTCGACGTCTACGTGGACCACCCGGATCAGGCGCAGGCCACCGAGATCGAACGGACTCTCGGGCGCCTGCTGCTACGGGCGGAGAGACCCGCCCGGATCACGCTCCGCCCGATCTCGGACGCGGGCTGGCACAAGTGA
- a CDS encoding acyl-CoA thioesterase yields MTAAATTGRPPLTTVRRRVEHVDTDASGVVHFARYPSLLETAALENLDRLGVGIDALARDGLDLVVTELSMRYHASARFLDQLDLEISVLHVGAASFRLSGTVLCVRPEREEEPRRLSTGVLVFGVVDRTTGAACALPEQLRKSLKECRHDADI; encoded by the coding sequence GTGACCGCCGCCGCGACGACCGGCCGTCCCCCGCTGACCACTGTCCGGCGCCGGGTCGAGCACGTCGACACCGACGCGTCCGGCGTGGTGCACTTCGCACGCTATCCGTCCCTGCTCGAAACCGCGGCCCTGGAGAACCTGGACCGCCTCGGCGTCGGGATCGACGCCCTCGCACGCGACGGTCTCGACCTCGTCGTGACGGAACTGAGCATGCGCTATCACGCGTCCGCCCGCTTCCTCGACCAGCTGGACCTGGAGATCTCCGTCCTGCACGTCGGGGCCGCGAGCTTCCGGCTCTCCGGCACGGTGCTGTGCGTCCGGCCCGAGCGGGAGGAGGAGCCGCGGCGACTGTCCACCGGCGTCCTCGTCTTCGGCGTGGTCGACAGGACGACGGGTGCGGCGTGCGCGCTTCCCGAACAACTCAGGAAATCGCTGAAGGAGTGCCGCCACGATGCAGACATCTGA
- a CDS encoding GntR family transcriptional regulator, protein MTPSDVPSFPQGLLSDDALPRYVQVAARLWDDISARGARTGDRLPSERSLATRYEVSRETLRAALAELAGRGLLESAAARGWFVTGGGRTVTPAGGHTVEGFADYALKHGLATRSQVLESGTRPATVNEAETLRIGPGATLFEIRRLRFLDDLVVVLEHNRVPLTLCPALADTDFTAASLYATLRSADPAQLPRVADYSVEARQPETRERDLLEIKDGTPVLVAEQLSFNQDGRPLELTVQVYRGDRYRFRASITD, encoded by the coding sequence ATGACTCCCTCGGATGTCCCCTCCTTCCCCCAAGGCCTGCTGAGCGATGACGCCCTGCCCCGCTACGTCCAGGTCGCCGCACGGCTCTGGGATGACATCTCGGCCCGCGGCGCCAGGACGGGAGACCGGCTGCCCTCGGAGCGGAGCCTGGCCACGCGATACGAGGTGTCGCGGGAAACGCTGCGCGCCGCTCTGGCCGAACTGGCGGGCCGGGGCCTGCTCGAGTCCGCCGCGGCCCGCGGCTGGTTCGTCACCGGCGGGGGCCGGACCGTCACACCGGCGGGCGGGCACACGGTGGAGGGGTTCGCCGACTACGCCCTGAAGCACGGTCTGGCCACCCGCAGCCAGGTGCTGGAATCGGGAACCAGGCCGGCGACCGTGAATGAGGCCGAGACGCTGCGCATCGGCCCGGGAGCCACGCTGTTCGAGATACGGCGACTGCGTTTCCTCGACGACCTCGTCGTCGTACTGGAGCACAACCGGGTGCCCCTGACGCTCTGTCCCGCGCTGGCCGACACCGACTTCACCGCCGCGTCGCTCTACGCGACCCTGCGAAGCGCCGATCCGGCACAGCTCCCCCGGGTCGCGGACTACTCGGTGGAGGCACGGCAGCCCGAGACTCGGGAGCGGGATCTGCTGGAGATCAAGGACGGGACTCCGGTGCTGGTCGCCGAGCAGCTCTCCTTCAACCAGGACGGGCGGCCACTCGAGCTGACGGTGCAGGTCTACCGAGGAGACCGCTACCGCTTCCGGGCCTCCATCACCGACTGA
- a CDS encoding 3-hydroxyacyl-ACP dehydratase FabZ family protein — translation MQTSEPVVTTPVTATPDGLTTNGTIPDGTIPDGTAPVAAGDRMLGFTEIKRWLRHRHPMIYIDRVLDYEPGARLTSTLLVSGTMDVIAGHFPERAIFPASHLTQAFAQSGIILYQLSTSPIADDELTLIGSMKSRFTRIVVPGDQVVFTVKSELIQDSTFFFSGRAVVEDRTVAAFKGTLVRVKVADMGRMLW, via the coding sequence ATGCAGACATCTGAGCCGGTCGTCACGACCCCGGTCACCGCGACCCCGGACGGCCTGACCACGAACGGCACGATCCCGGACGGCACGATCCCGGACGGCACGGCCCCGGTGGCCGCCGGCGACAGAATGCTCGGATTCACCGAGATCAAGCGGTGGCTCCGCCACCGGCACCCCATGATCTACATCGATCGCGTGCTGGACTACGAGCCGGGCGCGCGTCTCACCAGCACCCTTCTCGTCTCCGGCACGATGGACGTCATCGCCGGCCACTTCCCGGAACGCGCGATCTTCCCGGCGAGCCACCTCACCCAGGCCTTCGCGCAGTCGGGAATCATCCTGTACCAGCTCAGCACGTCTCCCATCGCGGACGACGAGCTGACGCTCATCGGCTCGATGAAGTCGAGGTTCACGCGCATCGTGGTCCCCGGCGACCAGGTGGTCTTCACGGTGAAGAGCGAGCTGATCCAGGATTCCACCTTCTTCTTCTCCGGGCGCGCGGTGGTCGAGGACCGTACCGTGGCCGCGTTCAAGGGCACGCTCGTGCGCGTCAAGGTCGCCGACATGGGGCGGATGCTGTGGTGA